In one window of Lampris incognitus isolate fLamInc1 chromosome 3, fLamInc1.hap2, whole genome shotgun sequence DNA:
- the fam174c gene encoding protein FAM174C codes for MERLRVLGAVFGTVLWGLSVSAAQETSKPAVSLRNVTGPSLSNSTGPRDQDQHGGLFTGLQVDGSMIQRALYVLIGITMVGLLYFLVRAVRLKKPSQRKKYGLLKNYEDSVEMEDLNSDEEETVYETRSLRR; via the exons ATGGAGCGCCTCCGAGTGTTGGGTGCGGTGTTCGGGACCGTGTTGTGGGGGCTTTCCGTGTCCGCCGCACAGGAAACCAGCAAACCCGCAGTTTCTCTTCGAAATGTCACCGGACCGAGTCTGTCGAACTCCACCGGCCCCCGCGACCAGGACCAGCACGGGGGTCTGTTCACTGGCCTGCAGGTGGACGGCTCCATGATCCAGAGGGCTCTGTACGTCCTGATCGGAATCACCATGGTGGGTCTGCTCTACTTCCTGGTCCGAGCCGTGAG GTTGAAGAAACCCAGCCAGAGAAAGAAATACGGGCTGCTGAAAAACTATGAAGACAGCGTGGAGATGGAAGATCTGAATAGTGATGAAGAGGAGACGGTGTACGAGACCCGCAGTCTGAGAAG ATGA